Genomic DNA from Hordeum vulgare subsp. vulgare chromosome 2H, MorexV3_pseudomolecules_assembly, whole genome shotgun sequence:
GAGGACCTCAAAATATTCTTATAAACTTAGTGCTTAGAACAAGATTCTATAAGGCTTACCAACGAAATGTCACCGTTAGTAACCAGAGTGTAATTTGTCTTCTTCTCAAAGTGTTTCTTTGAGCATATGCCAACTCTGAATAATTTAGAAGTAACAAGATTATCAAATTTGAGAATGTTCAAGAGAAAATGTGCAATACTTGCTAGGCAAACTCATAATTATGGATTATCAGGTGGGAAAAAAAACAATTCACATAGCTAAAGAACTGTTTTGGTCGTTAGATAAACAACTTCGGATATGTATGTTTGCTGGACCGACATCATCTACAAAAATCTGTCCCAACTCTGGAAGCGATTTCTGGCCATGGGACAAATGCACAAGCTACACTCCGTGTATCTCCATGCACCAACTTGTACAGTGGCGGCTATATGGGTCTTCCTATTAATTCGCATGGTGAATTTCTGAGGGTCCAATTAACCCTTAACCCTGATGAGCTGCTTAAAGCACAATGCTTGGGGAAGGATTTCCTTGCCATCATTCAACATCTACAGCTGACCATGCAACACATTTTTCTTCTGTTATAGCAGCTGAGCAAGGGTACGGCTTCAGCAAAAGCAACCAGAGTCATCAATCTCTACTTGTTGTGCCAAACATAGATGTCCTCATCTGTAGCCTGCAAGAAGAATTCCCTTTAAGTGAATGTGGCCTAATTAATCATTCAAGTATTACCTTGCAAATTATCTTTTCTGAACAATCTAGAATTGACTGCAAACAAGTCTCTAAATTTATTACATCTAATAAATAGAAGGACAAGTGgtcagactaacttgcttaaactTGTATGTCTGTACTATAGCCTGCTCCCTGCTGGACGCGAGATAGTGCAAGAAGAAAATTGTGTATGTGAGAGCACTGATAGATGGATTCAGTTCGACTAAGGATTGGCATGAGAGTAGAGATCCCAACTTCAGAAGTTGAAGGATTAATATATATCGATCTAATTACTACTCATACCTTGGATAGTTGAAGGATTAATATATATCGATCTAATTAATAGAAGGCCATTTGCTATAACATGAGGGAACGCACACCGAAAGTCAGAGTGATCAATGACCAATAGATGATGGTGGAGCGAGACTTACCAACCGAGAAAGGATCATGGGGAGACCATGGTACAAACATATGGTGAGCGTCAGAGTTGCAGGCTTGTTCATAGTACTGTACTTGTATGAATTCTGAAATTAGTCTAAAACTGACTACAATGATGGTTTTTCGCCTTCGACAGATTTATGCGCTGTCGGACCAAGACGATTGGGGCATCAAAGCCTTCCCCGGCATCGTCTCGTCCATGCTAACGAGAGAAGCTCAATACGGTCGTAATCTTGGGGGTTGTTGCATCATGAGATTTACAAGGGTGCAAGGGCCTTATTTCTTATGGAATTGTATATTGTTATTCATATGTGGATTATTGACTTGCCAAATCATTGACCTCCTATAGTATGATCAGATCAATATAAAGAGTGTGGATTCTATTTTTTAACAAACTCTCATATCAAACCATTGTCCAGTGTTTATATTGGTTGGCGGTAACATCTACCTTATAGTTAGGTGGCTATTTGGTCAAAATAGAAACTCTCAAGTCCGTAGACGACCTATGAACATAGAGGAACGTCTCAAAaggcgcaccacaggtgcgcccCTGCCCCTAGTCTAGTTTAAATGGACGCTACACAAGGATGATCTCACGGTTTAGCATAGTGGAAACAAATGCTGAGAGGCTGAATGCCCTGATCAAGTGTCATAAAagagaaccataagtgtgcaagcAATTAGCTAGCAGCTTGAACATAGTCCTTGAAATTTTGCTTATGCAAatgtcacatgctaaggtatcTGTGAAGTACTTATCATAAATCAATAAACACTGAGTTGGCCAGCTGAGTCTACATCCGAAGGGTCAATCCAGCAGCTTGGAcggaaaataataaaataaaaaagagcagAGAAAGGAGTACCGCGAGAGACGCTCTTTCAGATCTTCATGCCTTTTGAGAACACCCAACACTGCAAAATAAAAAGGCAAGTACAGGTAAGACAGTAAGTAAGTAGGGCAAGCTGCTTCGTAGAATCGATAACACGTGGGTAAGAGGCACGCGATTCCTTGAGAGTACAAGATAATAATAGCTACAACTAGTGAAGATAAAGGTCATTACGCCGTGCACGCGTGGTCTCGAGTTTCGCGTCGTCGTCTCTTGAATAAATCTGCAAAGTTCATGGAAGGGAAGGGGAGAGGCAATTAACACATACGTTGAAGATTTTACAGTACCAATCCATCTGTAGATGATATGGTATACCAGTTCCGATAACGAGTGCTGCCGCCGCCTCAACTGCTCCCCGTGCTGCAAAATGTAATAATGAGATTAAACTGAAAGAATGAGTTCCTGATGGATTAATTCGGCTAGACTAGACACGGTAaatgcagcagtagcaacaagcaTCGTTGAGTAACGGGAGGGAGGTGGGTTTTCGGCCTGTCGTACGCACCTCCGTGGGGGAGCTCAGGgccagtgtgacggagaggtccATCCTGTCTGATGCCGGCCAGGGGCGGCGGATCTCGACGGCCGCACCGACGGCCGGGGCGGAGGCAGCAGGGGCGGCGCGGCGGGGTAGAACGGGGACGGCGGTGGCGTCCGTGCGCGCAAGGCGCGGAGGGGATGAGCTGTCGGCGGTCGCGCGGCGGCGGCGCTAGGGTGGACCTGCAGGAGGGATTTTA
This window encodes:
- the LOC123428106 gene encoding uncharacterized protein LOC123428106 isoform X2 — its product is MDLSVTLALSSPTEHGEQLRRRQHSLSELIYSRDDDAKLETTRARLLGVLKRHEDLKERLSRLQMRTSMFGTTSRD